Below is a window of Gemmatimonadota bacterium DNA.
GCGTTACCGCTGGATCGGGATCGCGCTCTTCCGACTTCTCGGCGCGCGGTTCGTGATCCGAAAGGTGCTACGCTCCATCGTGTACGATCCGCACGCGGTCGCCCGAAACCAGGTCGAAGGGTACGCGGCACCACTGAACGACACCGAAGCGCGGCGCGCGCTCATCGACTCGGCGCTCAACCTGGTGCCAGAGCGGATCGACGCCCTCAACGCTCGCTTTTCCGACCTGGTCGTGCCGGCGCTGATCCTCTGGGGACGACACGACCGTGTGGTCCCGTTGTGGGTCGGAGAGCGGTTGCTCGAGGCGCTGCCCAACGCGACCCTCCACGTCTTCGAAAAGTGCGGACACATGCCCGCCGAAGAGATCCCAGAGGAGTCGTTTGTGCGCCTCGCTACCTTCTTGGACGAGACCGCCGCTACCTGAGCCGCTCGCGAGCGAGCGTATAGAACATCTTCGCACCGACCTTGAGCGAGGTCGCGAGATTCCCTGAAATTTTCGATACGCCTTCGGTTCGACGCCGATGGGTCACCTCGACCTCGACGATCCGGAGCCCCGCACGCACCGCCCTGATCTGCATCTGTAGCGTCCAGCCCCAACTGCGGTCGTCCATGTGCAACGCCAGCAGCTCGGGGAACGACACGGCCCGGAACGGCGGCAAGTCGGTGAAGGAGTGGCTGAACAGCAACTGGGTAAGGCCGAGCACGAGATGGTTGCCAAAACGCGCGTGCGGCAGGATCGTGCCCACGTCTCCATCGATGCCACGACGAACGCCGAGCACCAGCTCGGCCTCACCCCTCTGGATCGGAGCGACCACGTGGGCTATCTCGTTCGGATCGTCGCTCCCGTCCGCATCGAGGAATACGAGTACTTCGGGAGGGTTCGTCTGCTCCGAGAGATGCCGGATCCCGGCCAGGCACGCGGCACCGTAACCTCGCTCGGCCTCGAAAACGACTTCGGCACCATGCGCCCGCGCGACCTCCGCTGTCCCGTCCGTCGAGCCGTTGTCCGAGACGACGACACGATCGACGTAGTCGGGCATGCTCGAGAGGATCCCCGGAAGCGACTTCTCCTCGTTGAGCGCTGGCATGATCACAGCGATTCGAGGCCGGGGCTCGGATGACGCCATCATCGGACAGCTATCCGTCCAAGCCCTGGCGCGTCCTGGCCATCGCCGGGGTGGTGGAGCTGGCACTGCTCGCCGGACTCGGGTGGTGGCCGGGTGCGACCTTCCCGTGGATGGGGCTGTTCATCTTCGGTGGGGCGTTCGCGGCGTACGCGGTCGGCGCGAGCCAGGTCCTGCACACGCGCGGCGGACACCTCTATATCTGGGGCATCGCCATCGCAATGCGCCTGGTCTTGTTGCCGCTCACGCCCGAGCTGTCGGACGACATCTATCGATACCTGTGGGACGGCCAGGTGCAACTCGCGGGCATCAACCCCTACCGCTACGCCCCTGCCGCGATCGAGCTGTCGGAGATCCGTACCGTCTATCGAGGGCTGATCAACAACCCAGACGTGCAGACCATCTACCCTCCGCTCGCTCAACTCGCATTCCTCGCGATCGCGCTGGCGGGCGGCGCGATCTTCCAGGCAAAGCTGCTCTGGCTCGGGCTCGACCTCGGTACCGCCTGGCTGCTCGGGCGTGTCGCGTCCGTCACGGGCCGCAGCCGGCGCCTCACGCAGCTGCTCTACCTCTGGTCCCCGCTGCTGGTGGTCGAGGTCGCGTGGAGCGGTCACCTGGAACCCCTCGGGCTCTTCGCGTTGGTACTCGTGATCCTGTTGGCCCGCGCACCCCTGGGCGCGGGGGCCGCGACCGCGTTGGCGGCGCTCACGAAGTTCGCGCCGGTTGTAGCTGTACCGGCGCTCACCCGGAGGCTCGGCGTCCGATTCCTGCTGGGATTCGTAGTCACGGCCGCGCTACTGTACGCGCCGTATGCGTTCGCGGGTCGTGGCCTGTTTGCGGGCCTCACCACGTATGCCGAAAACTGGTGGTTCATGAAGGGCCCGTTCACGCTTCTCGAGGCCGTGCTGCCAGGGCCAATGGCGGCCCGGTACGCCGCGGGCGCGCTCGTACTCGGCGTGGTCGCATGGACCACATGGCAGCGGTACCGGCCCGAACGCGCTCTCTTCTGGATCCTCGGTGCGGGCATGATCCTCACGCCGACGTTGCATCCGTGGTACGTGCTCTGGATGCTCCCGCTCGCTGCGCTACGCGCGAGTCGGACATGGATCCTGATGACCGGCCTCTCGTTCCTCGGCTACTTCGGGCTGGCCACCTTCCAGGACACCGGCGAGTGGCCGCAGCCCATCGCGGTGCGCCTGCTGCTCTGGGTCCCCTTCCTCGTTCTGCTCGGAATCGATGCTGCCAAGGTCTGGCACGAGCGCGTACCCCTCCGCGCGCAGCTCACCGAGCGCCGCGCCGCGCCGCGTCCCCCATCCGGAGCGTAGCACCGGTAGCGCCAGACCCGCGTACCCCGTCAGAAAGAGAAGGATGAAGGGCAGCTGGCCCCAATAACGTCCAGCGATCGCGAGCGC
It encodes the following:
- a CDS encoding alpha/beta hydrolase, which translates into the protein MIGRQLPLHVETLGLEPAPDVDTVLMIHGYGASAFSWRYWAPRLAERATVVLVDLKGSGAAPKPDDGRYRPEDQAELLHRLVLQRDLRRLTVVGHSLGGGIALLLALRLQDDEEARLARLVLVASAAYEQRLPPFIGLARYRWIGIALFRLLGARFVIRKVLRSIVYDPHAVARNQVEGYAAPLNDTEARRALIDSALNLVPERIDALNARFSDLVVPALILWGRHDRVVPLWVGERLLEALPNATLHVFEKCGHMPAEEIPEESFVRLATFLDETAAT
- a CDS encoding glycosyltransferase family 2 protein, whose product is MASSEPRPRIAVIMPALNEEKSLPGILSSMPDYVDRVVVSDNGSTDGTAEVARAHGAEVVFEAERGYGAACLAGIRHLSEQTNPPEVLVFLDADGSDDPNEIAHVVAPIQRGEAELVLGVRRGIDGDVGTILPHARFGNHLVLGLTQLLFSHSFTDLPPFRAVSFPELLALHMDDRSWGWTLQMQIRAVRAGLRIVEVEVTHRRRTEGVSKISGNLATSLKVGAKMFYTLARERLR